In Budorcas taxicolor isolate Tak-1 chromosome 16, Takin1.1, whole genome shotgun sequence, the following are encoded in one genomic region:
- the F13B gene encoding coagulation factor XIII B chain, whose product MKSKGLALIIILIISGELHAEEKLCGFPSVENGRIAQYYYTFESYYFPMSINQNLSFSCLVGYTTATGKREARTTCTAAGWSPEPQCFKKCPKPDLKNGYIFDSKLSYKIQENMRYRCVPGYKTITGKDEEVVQCLADGWSSQPTCRKEHETCLAPELHHGNYSTTQKTFKVKDRVRYECASGYHTASGKRTEEAECHPYGWALTPQCTKLKCSSLRVIENGYFHPVKQTYEEGDVVQFFCHKNYYLSGSDLIQCYNFGWYPESPVCEGRRNRCPPPPLPLNSNLQTCSTTYRHGETVRVECGLNFARQGAGEIRCENGKWTEPPKCVEDKQRMTCEAPPSVGNGAANPPSEVYHSGDKVAYVCERGYHLRGPGEITCNHGRWTLPPECVENTENCNPPPGVINGAIIGELLTSYPTGSSVEYRCNEYYLLRGAKISHCEQGRWSSPPVCLEPCTVNMVDMHRNNVEMKWNYEGKILHGDLIDFVCKQGYELSPSTPSSELSVQCNRGEVKYPSCIRKESKRTCASPPAIKNGVIKSSTLNTYENGSSVEYICFEHHFLQGARESYCLEGVWTTPPLCLEPCTLSFDTMENNNLLLKWNFDNRPYIFHGEYVEFLCKRDTYIAGFPVSASESRVQCDRGQLNYPRCVQSERMLSYQEPLRT is encoded by the exons AGAAGCTCTGTGGTTTTCCTAGTGTGGAGAATGGAAGGATTGCCCAATATTACTATACTTTTGAAAGTTATTACTTTCCAATGAGCATAAACCAAAATCTGTCATTTTCCTGCTTGGTTGGTTATACGACTGCGACTGGAAAACGGGAGGCGCGGACCACGTGTACGGCGGCAGGCTGGTCTCCAGAACCACAGTGCTTCA AAAAGTGCCCTAAGCCTGACTTGAAGAATGGTTACATCTTTGATTCAAAATTATCTTATAAAATACAAGAGAACATGCGCTATCGTTGCGTGCCAGGATACAAAACCATCACAGGGAAGGATGAAGAAGTGGTTCAATGCCTTGCTGATGGGTGGTCTTCCCAGCCAACCTGTAGGAAAGAACATG aaacatgTTTGGCCCCTGAATTGCATCATGGAAATTATTCCACAACACAGAAAACATTCAAAGTGAAGGACAGAGTACGATACGAGTGTGCCTCTGGGTACCACACAGCTTCTGggaagaggacagaggaggcagaaTGTCACCCGTACGGATGGGCCCTCACCCCACAATGTACCA aattaaaatgcTCTTCTTTAAGAGTAATTGAAAATGGTTATTTTCATCCTGTAAAGCAAACCTATGAAGAAGGAGATGTAGTTCAGTTTTTCTGTCATAAAAATTATTATCTAAGTGGCTCTGACTTAATTCAGTGCTATAACTTTGGTTGGTACCCAGAATCTCCTGTCTGTGAAg GAAGAAGAAATCGGTGTCCTCCTCCGCCTCTGCCTCTGAACTCCAACCTTCAAACGTGCTCAACCACCTACCGGCACGGAGAAACAGTTCGTGTAGAGTGTGGACTTAACTTCgccaggcagggggcaggggagatACGCTGCGAAAACGGGAAATGGACGGAGCCTCCCAAATGCGTTG AGGACAAGCAGAGGATGACCTGTGAGGCCCCGCCGTCGGTGGGGAATGGCGCGGCAAACCCGCCCTCCGAGGTTTATCACAGCGGGGATAAGGTGGCGTACGTGTGTGAGAGGGGCTATCACCTCCGTGGACCAGGAGAAATAACGTGCAACCATGGGAGATGGACCCTTCCCCCTGAGTGTGTTG AAAATACTGAGAATTGTAATCCTCCACCTGGTGTAATAAATGGGGCTATTATTGGTGAATTATTGACAAGCTACCCAACAGGATCCTCTGTGGAATATAGATGCAATGAATATTACTTATTGAGAGGAGCAAAAATATCTCATTGTGAACAAGGAAGATGGTCATCACCACCTGTTTGCTTAG AGCCGTGTACTGTTAACATGGTTGACATGCACAGAAATAACGTGGAGATGAAGTGGAATTATGAGGGAAAGATCTTACATGGAGATTTAATCGATTTTGTGTGTAAGCAGGGATATGAGTTGTCTCCATCAACCCCGTCCTCTGAATTATCTGTGCAGTGTAATAGAGGAGAAGTGAAATATCCTTCATGTATTAGAAAAG AATCTAAAAGAACGTGTGCATCACCCCCAGCTATTAAAAATGGAGTTATTAAGAGTTCAACACTCAACACCTATGAGAACGGTTCTTCAGTGGAATACATATGTTTCGAGCACCATTTCCTTCAGGGGGCTAGGGAGTCGTATTGTTTAGAGGGCGTGTGGACTACACCACCTTTGTGTTTGG agccTTGCACATTATCTTTTgatacaatggaaaataataatttactTCTGAAGTGGAATTTTGACAATAGACCATATATTTTCCATGGCGAGTATGTTGAATTTCTTTGTAAGAGAGATACTTATATAGCTGGGTTTCCGGTTTCTGCATCAGAATCCCGAGTGCAGTGTGACAGAGGACAATTAAATTACCCAAGATGTGTTCAAAGCGAAAG GATGTTGTCTTATCAAGAACCCTTAAGGACATAA